The following proteins come from a genomic window of Flavobacterium eburneipallidum:
- a CDS encoding DUF6495 family protein, giving the protein MKYTRLTKEQFEELNQEFSTFLATQTIDKAEWDTLKAEKPEVAEQELDVFSDLVWEGVLSRAEYLEHFSKNHIFLFQCFDTYVQSIVLKSLVPETDFLTKDGLQWLSDNMFTETIEMKTGKKVFTEERNSSIFQLIQQGAFLSDGQLYKQINSIIES; this is encoded by the coding sequence ATGAAATATACCCGATTAACCAAAGAGCAATTCGAAGAATTAAATCAAGAATTCAGTACTTTTCTTGCTACGCAAACTATTGACAAAGCCGAATGGGATACATTAAAAGCAGAAAAACCAGAAGTAGCAGAACAGGAGTTGGATGTTTTTTCAGATTTGGTTTGGGAAGGTGTTTTAAGCAGAGCCGAATATTTGGAACATTTTTCTAAAAATCATATTTTTCTTTTTCAATGTTTTGATACTTACGTACAATCTATTGTGTTGAAATCACTGGTTCCGGAAACTGATTTTTTGACTAAAGACGGATTACAATGGTTAAGTGACAATATGTTTACCGAAACTATCGAAATGAAAACTGGTAAAAAAGTATTCACTGAAGAACGCAATAGTTCTATTTTTCAATTGATACAACAAGGCGCATTTTTGAGCGACGGACAATTGTACAAACAAATAAATTCAATAATTGAGTCTTAA
- the ligA gene encoding NAD-dependent DNA ligase LigA — protein MEIQNTIQALRAELNQHNYNYYVLDNATISDYDFDLKLKQLQELENKHPEFFDENSPTQRVGGTVTKNFKTIAHQYRMYSLDNSYSKDDLLDWETRIQKVLGNVDLQYTCELKYDGASISITYENGKLIQALTRGDGFQGDEVTSNIKTIKSIPLQLKGNYPDKFDIRGEIILPFAGFEKMNQELIEIGETPYSNPRNTASGSLKLQDSAEVAKRPLECLLYFVAGNNLPFSSQFEGLESARNWGFKVPKEAKLVNNLQEVFDFIDYWDLHRHDLPYETDGVVIKVNSIQHQEELGYTAKSPRWAMAYKFKSEQVSTELKSISYQVGRTGAITPVANLEPVQLAGTVVKRASLHNADQIEKLDIRIGDTVFVEKGGEIIPKIIAVDLDKRPENSEVTKYITHCPECQTQLVRNEGEANHYCPNFYGCPPQIIGRVQHYISRKAMDIEGLGGETVALLFNNGLVHNYADLYELTVEQILPLERMAQKSAENLVNGVEKSKEIPFESVLFALGIRFVGETVAKKLAKHYATIDALSKASLMDLILVDEIGERIAKSVIEFFENEENQKIIERLKSYGVQFEIVQKNNPNATEKLLGKTFVVSGVFEQFSRDDLKKAIEDNGGKVGSSISAKTHYVVAGANMGPAKLEKAVKLNIPVISENDFIKMLDETK, from the coding sequence ATGGAAATTCAAAATACCATTCAAGCATTGCGAGCCGAATTAAACCAACACAACTATAATTATTATGTGTTGGATAATGCTACTATTTCGGATTATGATTTTGATTTGAAGTTAAAACAACTTCAAGAATTAGAAAATAAACACCCTGAATTTTTTGACGAAAATTCCCCAACACAGCGAGTTGGAGGAACAGTAACCAAAAATTTCAAAACTATTGCGCATCAATATCGTATGTATTCTTTAGACAATTCTTATTCCAAAGATGATTTGTTGGATTGGGAAACTCGAATCCAGAAAGTATTAGGCAATGTAGATTTACAATATACTTGTGAATTAAAATATGATGGAGCATCAATAAGTATTACTTACGAAAACGGAAAATTGATTCAGGCGTTAACTCGTGGTGATGGTTTTCAAGGGGATGAAGTAACAAGTAATATCAAAACTATAAAGTCTATTCCGCTACAACTAAAAGGAAATTATCCCGATAAATTTGATATTCGTGGCGAAATTATTCTGCCATTTGCAGGTTTTGAAAAAATGAATCAGGAATTGATTGAAATTGGAGAAACACCCTATTCAAATCCTAGAAATACAGCTTCGGGAAGTTTAAAACTGCAAGATAGTGCAGAAGTAGCCAAGCGTCCGCTGGAATGTTTGTTGTATTTTGTAGCTGGCAATAATTTGCCTTTTTCATCCCAATTTGAAGGTTTAGAATCGGCTAGAAATTGGGGATTTAAAGTGCCTAAAGAAGCAAAGTTGGTTAATAATCTACAAGAGGTTTTCGACTTTATAGACTATTGGGATTTACACCGTCATGATTTACCTTATGAAACGGATGGTGTTGTGATAAAAGTTAACAGTATTCAGCACCAGGAAGAATTGGGTTATACGGCAAAATCGCCTCGTTGGGCAATGGCTTACAAATTCAAATCGGAACAGGTTTCTACGGAATTAAAATCAATTTCCTATCAAGTTGGGAGAACGGGAGCTATTACTCCGGTTGCTAATTTAGAACCAGTACAATTGGCAGGAACAGTTGTAAAACGAGCTTCTTTACACAATGCAGATCAAATTGAAAAATTAGATATTCGTATTGGTGATACTGTTTTTGTAGAAAAAGGAGGAGAAATTATCCCGAAAATTATAGCAGTTGATTTAGACAAACGTCCAGAGAATTCAGAAGTTACAAAATACATTACCCATTGTCCGGAGTGTCAAACCCAATTAGTTCGAAATGAAGGCGAAGCCAATCATTATTGCCCTAATTTTTATGGTTGCCCTCCGCAAATAATTGGTAGAGTTCAGCATTATATTTCCAGAAAAGCCATGGATATTGAAGGTCTTGGTGGCGAAACTGTGGCTTTACTTTTCAATAACGGATTGGTTCATAATTATGCTGATTTGTATGAGTTAACGGTGGAGCAAATTTTGCCTTTGGAACGAATGGCTCAAAAATCGGCAGAAAATCTGGTAAACGGCGTTGAAAAATCAAAAGAAATTCCGTTTGAAAGCGTATTATTTGCGCTTGGAATTCGTTTTGTTGGTGAAACAGTAGCTAAAAAATTAGCCAAGCATTATGCAACTATTGATGCTTTAAGTAAAGCTAGTTTAATGGATTTAATTTTGGTGGATGAAATTGGAGAACGAATTGCCAAAAGTGTTATCGAGTTTTTTGAGAATGAAGAAAATCAAAAAATTATTGAACGTTTAAAAAGTTATGGCGTTCAATTTGAAATTGTTCAAAAAAATAATCCAAATGCAACCGAGAAGCTTTTAGGTAAAACATTCGTTGTTTCTGGAGTTTTCGAACAATTTTCGAGAGACGATTTAAAAAAAGCTATTGAAGATAATGGTGGTAAAGTAGGAAGTTCTATTTCTGCCAAAACTCATTATGTTGTGGCTGGAGCCAATATGGGACCAGCTAAATTAGAGAAAGCAGTTAAGCTAAATATTCCAGTAATTTCAGAAAATGATTTTATAAAAATGCTTGATGAAACCAAATAA
- a CDS encoding lysoplasmalogenase family protein: MKPNNPSFILYFTICILIIFFKIIQSDAIVLYLKAVLVPIVFIYYLITNNYRINSSKSFIFLFCFAGDLFLLLNLLDSVIGGLLCFLIVYCLLLKLSFDNFRKLDFNKKDRLPLLVLMIFVGAICFTIMSLKFEQINPDFYLFLIYAIVLSLLCFVSFSNYIKKGIPVFFNLGVMCLCLAVSDIFFIVDNFYYDLYAFEFVNVFAKIFSYYFMVTYFIENDKNFQKIIEV; this comes from the coding sequence ATGAAACCAAATAATCCGTCTTTTATTTTATACTTTACAATATGTATATTGATTATTTTTTTCAAAATTATACAATCTGATGCGATAGTACTCTATTTAAAAGCCGTTCTTGTACCTATTGTATTTATTTATTATTTGATTACCAATAATTATAGAATAAATAGTAGTAAGTCTTTTATTTTTCTGTTTTGTTTTGCTGGGGATTTGTTTTTGCTTTTAAACTTGTTGGATTCAGTGATTGGAGGGTTATTATGTTTTTTAATTGTTTATTGTTTGTTGTTGAAATTGTCTTTTGATAATTTTAGAAAATTAGATTTTAATAAGAAAGACCGATTACCATTATTGGTTTTAATGATTTTTGTTGGCGCAATTTGTTTTACAATAATGAGTTTGAAGTTTGAACAAATAAACCCTGATTTTTATTTATTTTTAATTTATGCTATAGTTTTAAGTCTTTTGTGTTTTGTTTCTTTTTCAAATTATATAAAAAAAGGAATTCCTGTTTTTTTTAATTTGGGTGTTATGTGTTTATGTTTAGCCGTTTCAGACATCTTTTTCATTGTAGATAATTTTTACTATGATCTTTATGCTTTTGAATTTGTGAATGTTTTTGCGAAGATTTTTTCCTATTATTTTATGGTAACTTATTTCATTGAAAATGATAAAAATTTTCAGAAAATTATTGAAGTATGA
- a CDS encoding bifunctional metallophosphatase/5'-nucleotidase codes for MKRREFIEKTTASTALLSLGLSLSSFSSDIKKITILHTNDVHSRIDPFPADDPRNPNMGGVARRAALIENIRQENPNVLLLDAGDIFQGTPYFNYYGGELEFKLMSMMQYDLSTIGNHDFDNGVKGLAAQMPHASFEFVSANYDFKNTPMDGFVKPFKIFNKNGIKIGVFGLGIELNGLVDKKMSQETVWHSPVEVAQDMVRILKKENKCDLVICLSHLGYKYGKEDSDKICDLKLAALTKDIDLIIGGHTHTFLDKPTVMKNLEGKEVLVNQVGCYGINLGRIDFYFDNKSKSATGKSIIV; via the coding sequence ATGAAAAGAAGAGAATTTATAGAAAAAACTACTGCCAGTACTGCTTTGTTAAGTTTAGGCCTTTCGTTGAGTAGTTTTTCGTCAGATATAAAAAAAATAACAATCCTCCACACAAATGATGTGCACAGTCGTATTGATCCTTTTCCTGCAGATGATCCACGAAATCCCAATATGGGTGGAGTTGCCCGAAGAGCTGCTTTGATTGAAAACATTCGTCAAGAGAATCCAAATGTATTATTGTTAGATGCTGGTGATATTTTTCAGGGAACGCCTTATTTTAATTATTATGGTGGTGAACTAGAATTCAAATTGATGAGTATGATGCAATATGACTTATCCACCATTGGTAATCATGACTTTGACAATGGTGTTAAAGGTTTAGCTGCACAAATGCCTCATGCTAGTTTTGAATTTGTATCGGCTAATTATGATTTCAAAAATACTCCGATGGATGGTTTTGTAAAACCTTTCAAAATATTTAATAAAAACGGGATTAAAATTGGCGTTTTTGGACTCGGAATTGAATTGAATGGTTTAGTTGACAAAAAAATGTCTCAAGAAACCGTGTGGCACAGTCCTGTAGAAGTCGCTCAAGATATGGTTCGAATTCTAAAAAAGGAAAACAAATGTGACTTGGTTATTTGTCTTTCGCACCTTGGATACAAATATGGTAAAGAAGATTCAGATAAAATTTGCGACTTAAAATTAGCTGCACTTACTAAAGATATAGACTTAATTATTGGTGGTCACACCCATACTTTTCTGGACAAACCAACAGTAATGAAAAATCTTGAAGGAAAAGAAGTTTTAGTCAATCAAGTGGGCTGCTACGGAATTAACTTGGGACGGATTGATTTTTATTTTGATAATAAATCCAAATCAGCAACTGGAAAATCAATTATTGTATAA
- a CDS encoding 5'-nucleotidase C-terminal domain-containing protein — translation MVNLKNYKDVLKLFVIFLTFLLVASCGKQTYNVTKIEGKKIPITASEKQNPDIEAFIKPYREHIDQDLSNVLAYCPETLDKSNGKWQTSIGNLMADVTLQGGNTVFLYREKKNIDMCILNHGGIRATLPKGNVTARTAYEIMPFENSLVVIALKGEQILELVDYFISSQKPHPVSGITFTITKDNLGKNILIQGKAVDKNTIYYVATNDYLSNGGDNMNFFKKGIAKFDLDYKLRNILIDYFKKVDTIPVINDVRVSVE, via the coding sequence ATGGTAAATCTAAAAAACTATAAGGATGTTTTAAAACTTTTTGTTATATTCTTAACATTTTTATTAGTCGCTTCTTGCGGAAAACAGACTTACAATGTTACCAAGATAGAAGGTAAAAAAATTCCAATTACAGCTTCAGAAAAACAAAACCCAGATATTGAAGCTTTTATCAAACCCTACCGGGAACATATTGACCAAGATTTAAGCAACGTTCTAGCTTATTGCCCAGAAACTTTGGACAAAAGTAATGGAAAATGGCAAACTAGCATAGGAAATTTGATGGCTGATGTTACTTTACAAGGTGGAAATACCGTGTTTTTGTATCGCGAAAAAAAGAATATAGACATGTGTATTCTAAACCACGGAGGCATTCGAGCTACACTTCCTAAAGGAAATGTGACTGCCCGAACAGCTTACGAAATAATGCCTTTTGAAAATAGTCTGGTAGTTATTGCCTTAAAAGGAGAACAAATATTGGAACTTGTGGATTATTTCATTAGCTCACAAAAACCACATCCCGTGTCTGGAATTACGTTTACAATAACTAAAGATAACTTGGGAAAAAACATATTGATCCAAGGTAAAGCGGTTGACAAAAACACTATTTATTATGTTGCTACCAATGATTACTTGTCTAATGGTGGTGACAATATGAATTTCTTTAAAAAAGGAATAGCAAAATTTGACCTCGATTATAAATTGAGAAACATACTAATTGATTATTTCAAAAAAGTAGATACAATTCCTGTCATAAACGATGTTAGAGTTAGTGTAGAATAA
- a CDS encoding DUF6913 domain-containing protein: protein MFLNYIKDYFLKRILKNSLHNVKTIPSTVSIQTVGLLIDESYFLEKEALIKELIANGIVENNIKTILYSNKLKKSESDSQLNFSTRDINWKGEITNPAVNDFILKNFDLLVSYYDVERAILLHISHNSKASFKVGFSSIDKRVNHLMIQTNAENYSVFVHELFRYLKILNKI from the coding sequence ATGTTTTTAAATTATATAAAGGATTATTTTTTAAAAAGGATATTAAAAAATAGTTTACACAACGTTAAGACTATTCCTTCGACTGTTTCGATACAAACGGTTGGTTTACTTATAGATGAAAGTTATTTTTTAGAAAAAGAAGCCTTAATAAAGGAATTAATAGCTAATGGAATTGTCGAAAATAATATCAAAACAATTCTTTACAGCAATAAATTAAAGAAAAGCGAATCAGATTCGCAATTAAATTTTTCTACAAGAGATATTAATTGGAAAGGAGAAATTACAAATCCAGCAGTTAATGATTTTATTCTAAAGAACTTTGATTTATTGGTAAGTTATTACGATGTGGAAAGAGCTATTTTATTGCATATTTCCCATAATTCTAAAGCATCTTTCAAAGTTGGTTTTTCATCAATTGACAAAAGAGTGAACCATTTGATGATTCAAACAAATGCCGAGAATTATTCCGTTTTTGTTCATGAATTATTCAGATACTTAAAAATATTAAATAAAATTTAA
- the dapA gene encoding 4-hydroxy-tetrahydrodipicolinate synthase, with the protein MQSLIGTGVALVTPFREDLSIDTDALIKIVNFSIDGGVEYLVILGTTAENATMTQAEKEFVIQTVVDTNNGRLPLVLGVGGNNTMEVVAELKTRDFSKFAAILSVSPYYNKPTQEGIYQHFKAVSEASPIPVILYNVPSRTGSNMLPSTVMRLANDFENIVAIKEANGDMVHAMQLLKDKPKDFLVLSGDDMIALPMVLAGGSGVISVIAQGFPKEFSEMIRLGLNRKVDEAYKIHYLFSDCIDMIFEQGNPAGIKQVFQSLGIADNTVRLPLVAADQSLANRIGAFVDKINKLA; encoded by the coding sequence ATGCAATCATTAATAGGTACAGGTGTTGCTCTTGTAACTCCTTTTAGAGAAGATTTATCAATAGACACTGACGCATTAATAAAAATAGTAAATTTCTCTATCGATGGAGGAGTAGAATACCTTGTAATATTAGGTACAACAGCAGAAAATGCTACAATGACCCAGGCCGAAAAAGAATTTGTAATCCAAACTGTGGTTGATACTAATAATGGAAGATTACCGTTAGTACTTGGCGTAGGAGGTAATAACACTATGGAAGTAGTTGCAGAATTGAAAACTAGAGATTTTTCTAAATTTGCTGCGATTCTTTCAGTTTCACCTTATTATAACAAACCAACGCAGGAAGGAATTTATCAACATTTTAAAGCGGTTTCAGAGGCTTCTCCAATTCCTGTAATCTTGTACAACGTTCCGAGTAGAACAGGAAGCAATATGTTGCCATCAACTGTCATGCGTTTGGCAAATGATTTCGAAAATATTGTAGCTATTAAAGAAGCTAATGGAGATATGGTACATGCGATGCAATTATTAAAAGATAAACCAAAAGATTTTCTGGTACTTTCTGGTGATGATATGATTGCTTTGCCAATGGTTTTGGCTGGTGGTTCAGGCGTTATATCTGTTATTGCGCAAGGTTTTCCAAAAGAATTTTCAGAAATGATTCGTTTGGGATTAAATAGAAAAGTAGATGAAGCCTATAAAATACATTATCTTTTTTCAGACTGTATCGATATGATTTTCGAGCAAGGAAATCCAGCAGGAATCAAACAAGTCTTTCAATCATTAGGAATAGCAGATAATACAGTTCGATTGCCTTTGGTAGCAGCCGATCAATCCTTGGCAAATAGAATCGGAGCTTTTGTCGATAAAATCAATAAATTAGCTTAA
- a CDS encoding outer membrane protein assembly factor BamD, whose translation MVGKKIVSLLLLVLLLGSCSEYQKALKSEDPGVKFEMATQLYDAGKYNDAIRLIEQIAPAYRGKPQAEKLFYMFSMSYYNTKQYYLAAYQFDSFVSGYPKSEKIEEAAYLGAICYSKLSPSYSLDQTDTFKAIDKLQLFIDSYPNSTYLPEANKTLKLLNEKIEQKVYENAKGYHTIMDYKSAMVALDNFVSDYPGTSLKEDALFYKYDCAYQIAINSIPSKMEERLNIAKTAYGNLIKYKADTKYKKTAEEMAARIETDLKNFTK comes from the coding sequence ATGGTGGGTAAAAAAATAGTATCGTTATTGCTTCTTGTTCTCCTTTTGGGTTCGTGTAGTGAATATCAAAAAGCATTAAAGTCTGAAGATCCTGGCGTTAAGTTTGAAATGGCAACTCAATTATATGATGCAGGCAAATACAATGATGCCATTCGATTAATAGAACAAATTGCTCCAGCTTACAGAGGAAAGCCACAGGCAGAGAAATTATTTTATATGTTTTCAATGTCTTATTATAATACCAAACAATATTATCTAGCGGCTTATCAGTTTGATAGTTTTGTTTCAGGCTATCCTAAAAGTGAAAAAATAGAAGAAGCAGCCTATTTAGGAGCGATATGTTATTCAAAACTATCACCGTCTTATAGTCTAGATCAAACAGATACTTTTAAAGCAATAGATAAATTGCAACTTTTTATAGATTCATATCCTAATTCAACTTATTTGCCAGAAGCCAATAAAACACTGAAATTATTGAATGAAAAAATAGAGCAAAAAGTGTACGAAAACGCTAAAGGATACCATACCATTATGGATTATAAATCAGCAATGGTAGCTTTAGATAATTTTGTTTCAGATTATCCAGGAACATCTCTTAAAGAAGATGCTCTTTTTTATAAATACGATTGCGCTTACCAAATAGCAATTAATAGTATTCCTTCTAAAATGGAAGAACGTTTGAATATTGCAAAAACAGCATACGGCAATTTAATTAAATACAAAGCCGATACTAAATACAAAAAAACAGCAGAAGAAATGGCTGCTAGAATAGAAACCGATTTAAAAAATTTCACTAAATAA
- a CDS encoding DNA-directed RNA polymerase subunit omega translates to MDLRKTVAPVNTITYNKTVIEEPTGNVYEAITIMAKRANQINSEIKKELTEKLEEFATYNDSLEEVFENKEQIEVSKFYEKLPKPHALAVQEWLDGKIYHRDGNK, encoded by the coding sequence ATGGATTTAAGAAAGACAGTTGCTCCAGTAAACACAATAACTTACAACAAAACAGTTATCGAAGAACCTACAGGAAATGTGTATGAAGCGATAACAATTATGGCTAAAAGAGCAAACCAAATCAACTCTGAAATCAAAAAAGAATTGACAGAAAAGCTAGAAGAATTTGCTACTTACAACGATAGTTTAGAAGAAGTTTTCGAAAATAAAGAACAAATTGAAGTGTCTAAATTTTACGAAAAATTGCCTAAACCACACGCTTTGGCTGTGCAAGAATGGCTTGATGGTAAAATCTACCACAGAGACGGAAACAAATAA
- the coaBC gene encoding bifunctional phosphopantothenoylcysteine decarboxylase/phosphopantothenate--cysteine ligase CoaBC — protein sequence MSVLSGKKILLGISGGIAAYKTATLVRLFIKAGAHVQVIMTPASSDFITPLTLSTLSKNPVYSSFYDKTDDNEKWNNHVEFGLWADLMVIAPATANTLSKMANGNCDNLLIATYLSAKCPVYFAPAMDLDMYIHPSTIESFKKLKQFGNTMIPAESGELASGLSGEGRMAEPENILKFLEADLESKLPLKGKKILITAGPTYEAIDPVRFIGNHSSGKMGFDIAQSAANLGASVILISGPTHFKIENSLVKIIRVVSAQEMYEACHQYYDEVDVAIAAAAVADYKPKNVALNKIKKTADNFSIELEKTKDILASLGKIKKKQFLIGFALETENEIENAKLKIQKKNLDLIVLNSLQDEGAGFGKPTNKITFIDSNFKVEPMKLKSKEDVADDILNKVIAHFYA from the coding sequence ATGTCAGTTTTAAGCGGAAAGAAAATTTTACTAGGTATTTCTGGTGGAATTGCAGCTTACAAAACAGCTACATTAGTTCGATTATTCATAAAAGCAGGTGCACATGTCCAAGTGATAATGACACCTGCTTCTAGCGATTTTATAACTCCGCTAACCTTATCGACTTTGTCTAAAAACCCAGTGTATTCTAGTTTTTATGACAAAACAGATGACAACGAAAAATGGAATAACCATGTCGAATTTGGACTTTGGGCCGATTTGATGGTTATTGCTCCTGCAACAGCCAATACTTTGTCAAAAATGGCCAATGGCAATTGCGACAATCTTTTAATAGCCACTTATTTATCGGCAAAATGTCCTGTTTATTTTGCACCAGCAATGGATTTAGACATGTACATACATCCTTCTACAATCGAAAGTTTTAAGAAATTGAAACAATTTGGAAATACCATGATTCCTGCTGAAAGTGGTGAATTAGCCAGCGGTTTATCAGGCGAAGGAAGGATGGCTGAACCCGAAAATATTCTAAAATTTCTTGAAGCTGATTTAGAAAGCAAATTACCGCTCAAAGGAAAAAAAATACTAATTACTGCTGGGCCAACATACGAAGCCATAGATCCTGTGCGTTTTATAGGCAATCATTCTAGTGGTAAAATGGGTTTTGATATAGCGCAAAGTGCAGCAAATTTGGGAGCTTCGGTAATATTGATTTCAGGACCTACTCATTTCAAAATAGAGAATAGTTTGGTAAAAATTATTCGGGTTGTTTCGGCTCAAGAAATGTATGAGGCTTGCCATCAGTATTATGATGAAGTGGATGTAGCCATTGCTGCTGCTGCCGTTGCGGATTACAAACCAAAGAATGTTGCACTGAATAAAATCAAAAAAACAGCTGATAATTTTAGTATTGAATTAGAAAAAACAAAAGATATTCTAGCTTCTTTAGGCAAAATCAAGAAAAAGCAGTTTTTAATAGGATTTGCATTGGAAACCGAAAATGAAATTGAAAATGCAAAGCTGAAAATTCAGAAAAAAAACCTAGATTTGATAGTTCTTAATTCGTTGCAAGATGAAGGGGCTGGTTTTGGAAAACCTACTAATAAAATCACTTTTATTGATAGTAATTTCAAGGTAGAACCAATGAAATTAAAATCGAAAGAAGACGTTGCCGATGATATTCTTAATAAAGTAATAGCCCATTTTTATGCGTAA
- a CDS encoding DUF4835 family protein, with the protein MRKIIVFFFLLTFGFTQAQELNCVVTINTEKLPNANQQIFKTLQTALSEFINKTSWTNQVFKQNEKINCSMYITLSSNNSDQFVGTIQVQSSRPIYNSTYASPILNFNDKDFSFRYVEFENLIFNPAEFDSNLVSVVAFYSYMILGLDADSFVANGGDSYFDTAQNIANVAQQSGYRGWSQSDGNQSRYFLINDLLSPTFTEIRQTVFQYHSGLDMMSTDLKAAKEKIKASILNLTKVNSVRPNAFLTRVFYDAKSDEIASVFSGGPSVTISDLGDVLNKTSPLNSSKWATIKY; encoded by the coding sequence ATGCGTAAAATAATTGTTTTTTTCTTTTTGTTGACTTTTGGTTTCACTCAAGCTCAAGAGTTGAATTGTGTGGTTACCATAAATACAGAAAAATTGCCCAATGCCAATCAGCAAATTTTTAAAACTTTGCAAACAGCTTTGAGCGAATTTATCAATAAAACGAGTTGGACTAATCAGGTTTTTAAACAAAACGAAAAAATAAATTGTTCGATGTATATTACGCTTTCATCGAATAATTCCGATCAATTTGTTGGTACCATTCAAGTACAATCTTCAAGACCTATATACAATTCAACTTATGCCTCGCCAATATTAAATTTTAACGACAAGGATTTTAGTTTTAGATATGTAGAATTCGAAAATTTAATTTTTAATCCAGCTGAATTCGATTCTAATTTAGTTTCCGTAGTTGCTTTTTATAGCTATATGATTTTAGGATTAGATGCTGATAGCTTTGTTGCAAATGGTGGTGATTCTTATTTTGACACGGCTCAAAACATTGCTAACGTAGCGCAACAAAGTGGTTATAGAGGTTGGAGTCAGTCTGATGGTAACCAAAGTCGCTATTTTTTGATAAACGATTTGTTGTCACCAACTTTCACCGAAATTCGTCAAACAGTGTTTCAATATCATTCAGGTTTAGACATGATGAGTACTGATTTGAAAGCTGCCAAAGAGAAAATAAAAGCATCTATACTTAACTTGACCAAAGTAAATTCAGTAAGACCTAATGCCTTTTTGACTAGAGTATTTTACGATGCAAAATCAGACGAAATTGCCTCTGTTTTTTCAGGAGGTCCAAGTGTGACTATTAGCGATTTAGGCGATGTTCTGAATAAAACTTCTCCTCTTAATTCCAGTAAATGGGCTACCATTAAGTATTAA